A single region of the Duganella sp. BuS-21 genome encodes:
- a CDS encoding gluconolaconase codes for MSPTQFKIAVLALALGGAAVGGGVAYLLVHTPKQDAGGQAAPFAVKGTPSGWPARVGTLAGDGLPGAANGSGRRTRFSDPFGVVLDRQGNLYVADGGDNNSIRKIDPAGVSSTLAGGNEGYAEGKGGAAAFHTPSGLAIDSAGNLYVADTGNNAIRKITPEGVVSTLAGDGLAGDRDGNGAAAQFNGPVGVAIDAEGVLYVADTYNDRIRRITRDGTVSTIAGGKRAGMADGPAAQARFDTPTGLAVSAAGDIYIADTANHAIRKLGKDGKVTTIAAAKDDDRDALLRSPVGIAITGDGFLYLASSAHGRVAQLTPAGEAVALRDVDHPAQPGYGADGGVRLYSPRGIALAGDGSLFVTDGATFRLHHIAMVGADEAPLPDPPWPGLPVRSATMQWPVKPHNQPHEVVGLMGEVRGNFDGESRDHFHTGLDVQGAIGTPVQAIGAAKVSDPRAGWGYGELSEGLALGGLQYVHMRVGRDGKDKVLDARFLVAKNDQGAAQAVRVKRGTRFAAGDTLGTINRMAHVHLDYKPNGGPVNPLLLPFIGLEDTIAPQIKRISVVDGKGKPLTEKRDGRLLIRRSLGEAQIVVDASDQINGNQQRRRLGLYRLGYQLLNQQGDTIPGMTEPIITQQYDRLPRNREAVKLAYAPDSGITVHGARETRFAYAINNRLINGKMTPGAWKVGELGPGNYILRITAEDYAGNAADRNRELAVTID; via the coding sequence CTCCAACTCAATTCAAAATAGCCGTGCTGGCCCTGGCGCTGGGCGGTGCGGCGGTCGGCGGCGGTGTCGCTTATCTGCTGGTCCACACACCAAAACAGGACGCCGGTGGGCAAGCAGCGCCTTTTGCCGTCAAGGGCACGCCCTCGGGCTGGCCGGCGCGCGTCGGTACCCTCGCCGGCGACGGCTTGCCGGGCGCCGCCAATGGCAGCGGCCGGCGCACCCGCTTCTCGGATCCGTTCGGCGTGGTGCTCGACCGGCAAGGCAATCTCTACGTTGCCGACGGCGGCGACAACAACAGTATCCGCAAGATCGATCCGGCCGGCGTCAGCTCCACCCTGGCCGGCGGCAACGAGGGCTATGCCGAAGGCAAGGGCGGCGCGGCGGCCTTCCACACGCCGTCGGGCTTGGCAATCGACAGCGCCGGTAATCTGTACGTGGCCGACACCGGCAACAACGCCATCCGCAAGATCACGCCGGAGGGCGTGGTATCGACGTTGGCCGGCGACGGCCTGGCGGGCGACAGGGACGGCAACGGTGCTGCGGCGCAGTTCAACGGCCCGGTCGGCGTGGCGATCGACGCCGAGGGCGTGCTGTACGTGGCCGATACCTATAACGACCGCATCCGCCGCATTACGCGCGACGGCACCGTGAGCACCATCGCCGGTGGCAAGCGCGCCGGCATGGCCGACGGCCCGGCCGCCCAGGCGCGCTTCGATACGCCGACCGGGCTGGCCGTCAGCGCCGCCGGCGACATCTATATCGCCGACACCGCCAACCACGCCATCCGCAAGCTGGGCAAGGACGGCAAGGTCACCACCATCGCCGCCGCCAAGGACGACGACCGCGATGCGCTGCTGCGCTCCCCGGTCGGCATCGCGATAACCGGCGACGGCTTCCTGTACCTCGCCAGCAGCGCCCACGGCCGCGTGGCGCAACTGACCCCGGCCGGCGAGGCGGTGGCGCTGCGCGACGTCGATCACCCGGCCCAGCCCGGCTACGGCGCCGACGGCGGCGTGCGCCTGTACTCGCCGCGCGGCATCGCGCTGGCGGGCGACGGTTCGCTGTTCGTGACCGATGGCGCCACGTTCCGCCTGCATCATATCGCCATGGTCGGCGCCGATGAGGCACCGCTGCCGGACCCGCCCTGGCCCGGCCTGCCGGTGCGCAGTGCGACCATGCAATGGCCGGTCAAGCCGCACAACCAGCCGCATGAAGTGGTGGGACTGATGGGCGAAGTGCGCGGCAATTTCGACGGCGAAAGCCGCGACCATTTCCACACCGGGCTCGACGTGCAAGGGGCGATCGGCACGCCGGTGCAGGCCATCGGCGCGGCCAAGGTCAGCGACCCGCGCGCCGGCTGGGGCTATGGCGAATTGTCGGAAGGCCTGGCGCTGGGCGGCCTGCAATATGTGCACATGCGTGTCGGCCGCGACGGCAAGGATAAAGTCCTCGATGCGCGCTTCCTGGTCGCCAAAAACGACCAGGGTGCGGCGCAGGCGGTGCGGGTCAAGCGCGGCACCCGCTTCGCGGCGGGCGACACACTGGGCACCATCAACCGCATGGCGCACGTCCACCTCGACTACAAGCCCAACGGCGGCCCGGTGAATCCCTTGCTGCTGCCCTTCATCGGTCTGGAAGATACGATTGCGCCGCAGATCAAGCGCATCAGCGTGGTGGACGGCAAGGGCAAACCCTTGACCGAGAAGCGCGACGGCCGCCTGCTCATCCGGCGCAGCCTGGGCGAGGCGCAGATCGTGGTCGATGCCAGCGATCAGATCAACGGCAACCAGCAGCGCCGCCGTCTCGGCCTGTACCGGCTCGGCTATCAGCTGCTGAACCAGCAGGGCGATACCATACCGGGCATGACCGAGCCCATCATCACGCAGCAATATGACCGCCTGCCGCGCAATCGCGAGGCGGTCAAGCTGGCGTATGCGCCCGACAGCGGCATCACCGTGCACGGCGCGCGCGAGACACGTTTTGCCTACGCCATCAACAACCGGCTGATCAACGGCAAAATGACGCCGGGGGCTTGGAAAGTGGGGGAGTTAGGGCCGGGCAATTACATCCTGCGCATTACGGCCGAGGACTATGCCGGCAACGCAGCCGACCGTAACCGCGAGCTGGCGGTCACGATCGACTAG
- a CDS encoding NHLP-related RiPP peptide has translation MQTINELSAVLDKLASDDKFRAQLLNDPVATLAGLGIALSPQDLPDELSLPSKAEIAGDRNELMKQLESTGTMVPFLLSGMLTAA, from the coding sequence ATGCAAACTATCAACGAACTCAGCGCCGTCCTCGACAAACTGGCGAGCGATGACAAGTTTCGCGCACAGCTCCTGAACGATCCCGTTGCCACCCTCGCCGGCCTCGGCATCGCGCTGTCGCCGCAAGACTTGCCGGACGAGCTCAGCCTGCCATCGAAGGCCGAGATCGCCGGTGACCGCAACGAACTGATGAAACAGCTGGAAAGCACCGGCACCATGGTGCCGTTCCTGCTGTCCGGCATGCTGACCGCCGCTTGA
- a CDS encoding putative peptide maturation dehydrogenase, with protein sequence MKLRRCAVLYLESREALAIDWKSVLSGGNALAASTHWVALAPHLDLELDVGAAQVAALGAIGQTVWSERADAERGFGEDLIAQLLELGLLIGDTPQYAAQRERDDTLRNTHWRPLSALAHTFGRWRGVTGETGMEAPSFQALLERYGEPPPPTLDLAPEAAVKLPGAASGRLDEQLLQRYTGRNFDLQASVPLDVAARLLQRTFGAQEVRKVGPHSSVLKKTSPSGGGLHPIEAYVLVQRVDGVAPGLYHYHPIAHELRPLRALDAEAAGALARYMLADQHWLASAPLQVVMVARMERSFWKYRNHQKAYRALALDAGHLSQTFYLLAAEAGLPAFITAAINDADIEQTLGLDHLRHAVVAMCGCGPAGKGERTMVELRYGETEAI encoded by the coding sequence ATGAAGCTACGCCGTTGCGCCGTGCTGTATCTGGAGTCCCGTGAAGCACTGGCTATCGATTGGAAAAGTGTGTTGTCAGGCGGCAACGCGCTGGCCGCCAGCACGCATTGGGTGGCGCTGGCGCCGCATCTGGACCTGGAACTGGACGTCGGCGCGGCGCAGGTGGCCGCGCTTGGCGCCATCGGTCAGACCGTCTGGAGCGAGCGCGCCGACGCCGAGCGGGGTTTCGGCGAAGACCTCATCGCCCAACTGCTGGAGCTGGGCCTGCTGATCGGCGACACGCCGCAGTACGCCGCCCAGCGCGAGCGCGACGATACCTTGCGCAATACCCACTGGCGGCCGCTGTCGGCGCTGGCCCATACCTTCGGCCGCTGGCGCGGGGTGACCGGCGAGACCGGCATGGAGGCGCCCAGCTTCCAGGCCTTGCTGGAGCGTTACGGCGAACCACCGCCGCCGACCCTGGACCTGGCGCCGGAGGCGGCCGTCAAACTGCCCGGCGCCGCCAGCGGACGCCTGGACGAGCAACTGCTGCAGCGCTACACGGGCCGCAATTTCGATCTGCAGGCCAGCGTGCCGCTGGATGTGGCGGCGCGGCTGCTGCAGCGCACCTTCGGCGCCCAAGAGGTGCGCAAGGTCGGCCCGCATTCGTCGGTGCTGAAGAAAACCAGTCCTTCCGGCGGCGGCCTGCACCCGATCGAAGCCTACGTGCTGGTGCAGCGCGTGGACGGCGTGGCGCCCGGCCTGTATCACTACCACCCGATCGCGCATGAGCTGCGTCCGCTGCGTGCGCTTGACGCCGAGGCGGCCGGCGCGCTGGCGCGCTACATGCTGGCCGATCAGCACTGGCTGGCGAGCGCGCCGCTGCAGGTGGTGATGGTGGCACGCATGGAACGCAGTTTCTGGAAGTACCGCAATCACCAGAAGGCCTACCGCGCGCTGGCGCTGGACGCCGGCCACCTGTCGCAGACCTTCTACCTGCTGGCGGCCGAGGCGGGACTGCCGGCCTTCATCACCGCCGCCATCAACGACGCCGATATCGAGCAGACGCTGGGACTGGACCACCTGCGCCACGCGGTGGTGGCGATGTGCGGCTGCGGCCCGGCCGGCAAGGGCGAGCGCACCATGGTGGAATTGCGTTACGGCGAGACCGAAGCGATCTGA
- a CDS encoding response regulator yields the protein MTLAPLLAWAAPTPWQKLAPTMFEHLVPAERGFPNPITMNIAQDGDGFMWFATQSGLGRWDGYRMRNFFFSAEDPHSLPGDFVQTLHVDRQGRLWLGTTTGGVAMYDKYTERFVRYAAGPKGLSSPAIIALASDAHGGIWVGTASGLDYIDAARQGAVRHVARDASAAGGASANQIRALVTDTAGDLWIGSNAGLTRRDARSGRFEDLPIVNGAGDAVLSLASSSAGEVVFGTLKSGIGVARAGDGARLLSIDQVPDAGNAMVLSLTETMPGTWWAATYGGGLIEFDTNGRGRRIVHRPAIPISLGHDRVAALWRDRSGLVWVANERGVDIHNPANRTVDTILDGVGLPEISAFAFMNDAGGRLWVALGDQGIDLVGPDGSRSAGLRPDPDHPDTALPKRLILGMVEAEPQEAWIATALGLYHTSGKGTRATRVPLPLGDPYPRIGSIVRQGDVLWLAVPTGLMRYELRHRSAQVFSQDSAASGGLSDNRITAMRAGPDGALWVGTRNGLNRVEPSTGKAEQFTPGPTSATSLPRSFITSLAFDGQGRLWVGSIGDGIAILEGRAADGTPQFRRVGVGNGLPNNTATALHPDQRGRMWASSSDGIAAIDTATLQVQVLDRAAGLVFQPYIVGAVGMTAQSEVVFGTSGGYVVVRPETPQPWRYQPPLVVSAVHLDRDAVAAAPLLAAGGPALAIPPGTRKVEVEVASLDFSASQRNRYAFRLEGYDKEWIEADASRRAATYANVPPGRYRLAMRGSNRDGAWSPHELSMELHFLPAWYQTWWTRLGATLGVLALAWGMYRWRVRNLQQQVYSRTLHLERVHAIVKSINDELDFDALLHTILRESSAIGEVGVAYALTCEAPGDTLEIRASWGHDALPSACAGMSLAAARAQFVDGASSIAPDMFLKQSTLLAVRIRVEQQVQGYLVFKQDTPFARKDLDMFRALKEPFVSAFQKASAIRAIQQARADAEASTRAKSEFLANISHEIRTPMNAILGFAGLGTHLDLPAKPRDYFTKIGRAGQNLLSIIDDVLDFAKIESGKLELEALPFDLDDTLSQIADLFSWRAAEKGLELLAWAAPEVPLRLIGDPLRLNQVLVNLVGNALKFTAGGHIGLRVELLQAVADQPDTAVRLRFMVDDTGVGISEEQQARLFRAFSQADTSTTRLYGGTGLGLAISQQLVQAMGGVIGIESQPGVGSRFHFDLTLQRQQGAQPAPAPLPAEAAGRRLLVVTANPMLRDMLERQLRSDGFGVHSVDGGAAAVEHLLRAGHGQGAAEGADLVLLDWDLPGGYGAGAAHLLHAELTLALAPVPPLVMMMTEFAREPAAQAVGLAGVAAVLVKPLQAQQLLEAVLVGLGLALPARPAGAASNAPSAMAQRIAGARVLVVDDNVINQQVAREVLLRAGVMVELADSGAAAVQMVDQHNFDAVLMDIQMPGMDGYQASAHIRSKPQHAQLPLIAMTAHAVAGFRESSLSMGMNDYVTKPIEPERLFAVLASQIRRPPERVQPAVPAPAAETASEAAELADATSAEPPPALPGIDMATVLARLGGNRKLLAMLLERFVTDFQASPQQLLAAMEHGAYEQAAQLVHKVRGAAGNLSMHALHHAASELEQLLLSPRRVHCEDALAAFGAALEAVLDGVQAASDTPGQIASVSP from the coding sequence TTGACCCTGGCGCCGCTGCTGGCGTGGGCTGCGCCCACTCCCTGGCAAAAGCTGGCGCCCACCATGTTCGAGCACCTGGTGCCGGCCGAACGCGGCTTCCCCAATCCCATTACGATGAACATCGCGCAGGACGGCGACGGCTTCATGTGGTTTGCCACCCAGTCCGGCCTCGGCCGCTGGGACGGCTACCGCATGCGCAATTTCTTCTTCAGCGCCGAGGATCCCCATTCCCTGCCCGGCGATTTCGTCCAGACCCTGCACGTCGACCGCCAAGGCCGTTTGTGGCTCGGCACCACCACCGGCGGCGTCGCCATGTACGACAAGTACACCGAACGCTTCGTGCGCTATGCGGCCGGGCCGAAAGGCTTGAGCAGCCCCGCCATCATCGCGCTGGCCAGCGATGCCCATGGCGGCATCTGGGTCGGCACCGCCAGCGGCCTCGACTACATCGATGCCGCGCGCCAGGGCGCGGTCCGCCATGTCGCGCGCGACGCCAGCGCCGCCGGCGGCGCCAGCGCCAACCAGATCCGCGCCTTGGTGACCGATACCGCCGGCGACCTGTGGATCGGCTCCAACGCCGGCCTGACGCGGCGCGATGCCCGCAGCGGGCGCTTCGAAGATCTGCCGATCGTCAACGGTGCCGGCGATGCCGTCCTGTCGCTGGCCAGCAGCAGTGCGGGCGAAGTGGTGTTCGGCACGCTCAAGAGCGGCATCGGCGTGGCCCGCGCCGGCGACGGCGCCCGCCTGCTGAGCATCGATCAGGTGCCGGACGCCGGCAATGCGATGGTGCTGTCGCTGACCGAAACCATGCCCGGCACCTGGTGGGCCGCGACCTACGGCGGCGGCCTGATCGAGTTCGACACCAACGGCCGCGGCCGCCGCATCGTGCACCGGCCCGCCATCCCCATCAGCCTGGGCCATGACCGCGTGGCCGCCCTGTGGCGCGACCGCAGCGGCCTGGTATGGGTGGCCAACGAGCGCGGCGTCGACATCCACAACCCGGCCAACCGCACCGTCGATACCATTCTCGATGGCGTCGGCCTGCCGGAAATCTCCGCCTTCGCCTTCATGAACGACGCCGGCGGCCGCCTGTGGGTGGCGCTGGGCGACCAGGGCATCGACCTGGTCGGGCCGGACGGCAGCCGCAGCGCCGGCCTGCGGCCCGATCCCGACCACCCCGACACCGCCCTGCCCAAGCGCCTGATCCTCGGCATGGTCGAAGCCGAGCCGCAGGAAGCCTGGATCGCCACCGCGCTGGGCCTCTACCACACCAGCGGCAAGGGCACCCGCGCCACCCGCGTCCCGCTGCCGCTGGGCGATCCCTACCCGCGCATCGGCAGCATCGTGCGCCAGGGCGATGTGCTCTGGCTGGCCGTGCCCACCGGCCTGATGCGCTACGAACTGCGCCACCGCAGCGCCCAGGTGTTCAGCCAGGACAGCGCAGCCAGCGGCGGGCTGAGCGACAACCGCATCACCGCCATGCGTGCCGGGCCCGACGGCGCGCTGTGGGTCGGCACCCGCAACGGCTTGAATCGCGTAGAGCCGTCCACCGGCAAGGCCGAGCAGTTCACGCCCGGCCCGACGTCCGCCACGTCGCTGCCGCGCAGCTTCATCACCAGCCTGGCCTTCGATGGCCAAGGCCGGCTGTGGGTCGGCAGTATCGGCGACGGCATCGCCATCCTGGAAGGCCGCGCGGCCGACGGCACGCCGCAGTTCCGCCGCGTGGGCGTCGGCAATGGCCTGCCCAACAACACCGCCACCGCCCTGCACCCGGACCAACGCGGCCGCATGTGGGCCTCGAGTTCCGACGGCATCGCCGCGATCGATACCGCCACGCTGCAAGTGCAGGTGCTGGACCGCGCCGCCGGCCTGGTGTTCCAGCCTTACATAGTCGGCGCGGTCGGCATGACGGCGCAATCGGAGGTCGTGTTCGGCACTTCGGGCGGCTATGTGGTGGTGCGGCCGGAAACGCCGCAGCCCTGGCGCTACCAACCGCCGCTGGTGGTCAGCGCGGTGCATCTGGACCGCGACGCGGTGGCGGCGGCGCCCCTGCTGGCCGCGGGCGGGCCGGCGCTGGCGATCCCGCCCGGCACCCGCAAGGTGGAGGTGGAGGTGGCGTCGCTGGACTTTTCCGCCAGCCAGCGCAACCGCTACGCCTTCCGCCTGGAAGGCTACGACAAGGAATGGATCGAGGCCGATGCCAGCCGCCGCGCCGCCACCTACGCCAACGTGCCCCCCGGCCGCTACCGGCTGGCCATGCGCGGCAGCAACCGCGACGGCGCCTGGAGTCCGCATGAACTGAGCATGGAACTGCACTTCCTGCCGGCCTGGTATCAGACCTGGTGGACGCGCCTGGGCGCCACGCTGGGCGTACTGGCCCTGGCGTGGGGCATGTACCGCTGGCGCGTGCGCAACCTGCAGCAGCAGGTGTATTCGCGCACGCTGCACCTGGAGCGCGTGCACGCCATCGTCAAGTCGATCAACGACGAGCTGGATTTCGACGCCCTGCTGCACACCATCCTGCGCGAATCGAGCGCCATCGGCGAAGTCGGCGTGGCCTACGCGCTGACCTGCGAAGCGCCCGGCGACACACTGGAGATCCGCGCCAGCTGGGGCCACGACGCGCTGCCGTCGGCCTGCGCCGGCATGTCGCTGGCGGCGGCGCGCGCGCAGTTCGTCGACGGCGCCAGCAGCATCGCGCCGGACATGTTCCTCAAGCAAAGCACCCTGCTGGCGGTGCGCATCCGGGTCGAGCAGCAGGTGCAGGGTTACCTCGTGTTCAAGCAGGACACGCCGTTCGCCCGCAAGGACCTGGACATGTTCCGGGCGCTCAAGGAACCGTTCGTCTCGGCGTTCCAGAAGGCCAGTGCGATCCGCGCCATCCAGCAGGCGCGCGCCGACGCCGAAGCCTCGACCCGCGCCAAGAGCGAGTTCCTGGCCAATATCAGCCACGAAATCCGCACGCCGATGAACGCCATCCTCGGCTTCGCCGGCCTCGGCACCCACCTGGATTTGCCGGCCAAGCCGCGCGACTATTTCACCAAGATCGGCCGCGCCGGCCAGAACCTGCTGAGCATCATCGACGACGTGCTCGACTTCGCCAAGATCGAGTCCGGCAAGCTGGAGCTGGAAGCCCTGCCCTTCGACCTCGACGATACGTTGAGCCAGATCGCCGACCTGTTCTCGTGGCGCGCGGCCGAAAAAGGCCTGGAGCTGCTGGCCTGGGCCGCGCCCGAGGTGCCGCTGCGCTTGATCGGCGATCCGCTGCGCCTGAACCAGGTGCTGGTCAATCTGGTCGGCAACGCCCTCAAGTTCACCGCCGGCGGCCATATCGGCCTGCGCGTGGAACTGCTGCAGGCGGTCGCCGACCAGCCCGATACGGCGGTGCGGCTGCGCTTCATGGTCGACGACACCGGCGTCGGCATCAGCGAAGAACAGCAGGCGCGCCTGTTCCGCGCCTTCTCGCAGGCCGACACCAGCACCACGCGCCTGTACGGCGGCACCGGCCTCGGCCTGGCCATTTCGCAGCAACTGGTGCAGGCCATGGGCGGCGTGATCGGCATCGAGAGCCAGCCCGGCGTGGGCAGCCGCTTCCATTTCGACCTGACGCTGCAGCGCCAGCAAGGCGCGCAACCGGCGCCGGCGCCGCTGCCGGCCGAGGCGGCCGGCCGGCGCCTGCTGGTGGTGACGGCCAACCCCATGCTGCGCGATATGCTGGAACGCCAGCTGCGCAGCGACGGCTTCGGCGTGCACAGCGTCGACGGCGGCGCGGCGGCGGTCGAACACTTGCTGCGAGCAGGCCACGGCCAGGGTGCCGCGGAGGGCGCTGACCTGGTACTGCTGGACTGGGACCTGCCCGGCGGCTACGGCGCCGGCGCCGCCCACCTGCTGCACGCCGAGCTGACGCTGGCCCTGGCGCCGGTGCCGCCGCTGGTGATGATGATGACCGAGTTCGCGCGCGAACCGGCGGCGCAGGCGGTCGGCCTGGCCGGCGTCGCCGCCGTGCTGGTCAAGCCGTTGCAGGCGCAGCAGTTGCTGGAGGCGGTGCTGGTCGGGCTTGGGCTGGCCTTGCCGGCACGGCCGGCCGGCGCGGCCTCGAACGCGCCGTCGGCAATGGCGCAACGCATCGCCGGCGCGCGCGTGCTGGTGGTCGACGACAATGTGATCAACCAGCAGGTGGCGCGCGAAGTGCTGCTGCGCGCCGGCGTGATGGTGGAACTGGCCGACAGCGGCGCGGCGGCGGTGCAGATGGTCGACCAGCACAACTTCGATGCGGTGCTGATGGATATCCAGATGCCGGGCATGGACGGCTACCAGGCCTCGGCCCACATCCGCAGCAAGCCGCAGCACGCACAACTGCCGCTGATCGCCATGACGGCGCATGCGGTGGCCGGCTTCCGCGAAAGCAGCCTGTCCATGGGCATGAACGACTATGTGACCAAGCCGATCGAGCCGGAACGCCTGTTCGCAGTGCTGGCCAGCCAGATCCGGCGCCCGCCGGAGCGGGTGCAGCCGGCAGTGCCAGCGCCCGCCGCCGAGACCGCGTCAGAAGCGGCGGAGCTTGCCGACGCCACATCCGCCGAACCGCCGCCCGCCCTGCCGGGCATCGACATGGCGACGGTGCTGGCGCGTCTCGGCGGCAACCGCAAGCTGCTGGCCATGCTGCTGGAGCGCTTCGTGACGGACTTCCAGGCCAGCCCGCAGCAGCTGCTCGCGGCGATGGAACACGGCGCTTATGAGCAGGCCGCGCAGCTGGTGCACAAGGTGCGCGGCGCGGCCGGCAACCTCTCCATGCACGCGCTGCACCACGCCGCCAGCGAACTGGAGCAATTGCTGCTGTCGCCGCGCCGCGTGCATTGCGAGGACGCGCTGGCCGCCTTCGGCGCCGCCCTTGAAGCCGTGCTCGACGGCGTGCAGGCGGCCAGCGACACGCCTGGTCAGATCGCTTCGGTCTCGCCGTAA
- a CDS encoding DUF4861 domain-containing protein — protein sequence MRIRLLPLAALLAGGALHAAELARITVTHDLNLARPSETIAIPWSEINRALPGALIQKIAVKDSRGNVLPYQVSNVKPQAKDPQGVGIAYGELYFQHSFAAGERQASFTVEKTEAVTPPFAAKTFGRYIPERLDDFAWENDHIAHRTYGPALGAPDKAGVGKEVLVTSGLDIWFKRVAYPVVDRWYNKGHDHYHHDEGEGMDLYNVGKSRGAGGTGVWDGKQLYVGRNYASWKVLANGPIRTVFELSYDSWDAAGAKVSEVKRFTVDAGQDFDTMDSTFTFSGPAQLTVAVGLNKKPSDKKQDEKVTVGRDGVALTQWVTQASNGAFGTAIVLPTASGTAEDALNELIVAPVESGKPLRYYLGAAWDRAGHVTTPAVWQEKVKLVAARAAHPLKATVTTD from the coding sequence ATGCGTATCCGCCTGTTGCCCCTGGCCGCACTGCTGGCCGGCGGCGCCCTGCACGCCGCCGAGCTGGCACGCATCACCGTCACCCACGACCTCAACCTGGCGCGGCCTTCGGAAACCATCGCCATCCCGTGGAGCGAGATCAACCGCGCGCTGCCGGGCGCGCTGATCCAGAAGATCGCGGTCAAGGACAGCCGTGGCAATGTGCTGCCCTACCAGGTCAGCAACGTCAAGCCGCAGGCCAAGGACCCGCAGGGGGTCGGCATCGCCTATGGCGAGCTGTACTTCCAGCACAGCTTCGCCGCCGGTGAACGGCAGGCCAGCTTCACGGTTGAAAAAACCGAGGCCGTCACGCCACCGTTCGCCGCCAAGACCTTCGGCCGCTACATCCCGGAACGACTGGACGACTTCGCGTGGGAAAACGACCATATTGCCCACCGCACCTACGGCCCGGCGCTCGGTGCGCCGGACAAGGCGGGCGTCGGCAAGGAAGTGCTGGTGACCAGCGGCCTCGACATCTGGTTCAAGCGCGTCGCCTATCCGGTGGTCGACCGCTGGTACAACAAGGGCCACGACCACTATCACCACGACGAAGGTGAAGGCATGGACTTGTACAACGTCGGCAAATCGCGCGGCGCCGGCGGCACCGGCGTGTGGGACGGCAAGCAGCTCTACGTCGGCCGCAACTACGCCAGCTGGAAGGTGCTGGCCAACGGCCCGATCCGCACCGTCTTCGAACTGAGCTACGACAGCTGGGACGCGGCCGGCGCCAAGGTCAGCGAAGTCAAGCGCTTCACGGTCGACGCCGGCCAGGACTTCGACACCATGGACAGTACTTTCACCTTCAGCGGCCCGGCGCAGTTGACGGTGGCGGTGGGCTTGAACAAAAAGCCGTCCGACAAGAAGCAGGATGAGAAAGTCACGGTTGGCCGCGACGGCGTGGCGCTGACGCAATGGGTCACGCAAGCGAGCAACGGCGCCTTCGGCACGGCCATCGTGCTGCCGACGGCGAGCGGCACGGCGGAAGACGCCCTGAACGAGCTGATCGTCGCGCCGGTGGAATCGGGCAAGCCGCTGCGCTATTACCTCGGTGCGGCGTGGGACCGCGCGGGCCACGTCACAACGCCGGCCGTATGGCAGGAGAAAGTCAAACTGGTCGCCGCCCGCGCCGCCCATCCGCTGAAAGCCACCGTCACCACAGACTGA